One region of Limnospira fusiformis SAG 85.79 genomic DNA includes:
- a CDS encoding WG repeat-containing protein, whose product MIQPLRYGYVDTTGKTIIQPQFYGAEPFSEGLAVVQLNGHYD is encoded by the coding sequence TTGATTCAACCTCTGCGTTATGGTTATGTAGATACTACGGGAAAAACAATTATTCAACCTCAATTTTATGGGGCTGAACCTTTTTCTGAGGGGTTGGCTGTAGTACAGTTAAACGGTCACTACGATTGA
- a CDS encoding DNA phosphorothioation-associated protein 4, which yields MAINRVRVAKDKADLVRDLTESENKSGPFQTYADVIVFAASVGIRHQKRVPIEAVSQRDPAPISLEIFISRGYDWVIKLIAIAHTKDSKTISPFDPELEAERVKIFEEFANGGLEILREEFRGAVDYGDRLLLLLMSERDRFKKPESEFDLSQFLG from the coding sequence ATGGCTATTAACAGGGTTAGAGTCGCTAAAGATAAAGCAGACCTAGTGCGAGATTTAACCGAATCCGAAAACAAAAGCGGCCCGTTTCAGACCTATGCAGATGTAATAGTATTCGCCGCCTCTGTAGGTATCCGCCACCAAAAGCGAGTACCGATTGAGGCTGTTTCTCAGAGAGATCCCGCGCCTATTTCCCTAGAGATATTCATTTCGAGGGGTTATGATTGGGTAATTAAACTGATAGCGATCGCCCATACTAAGGACAGCAAAACAATCTCACCTTTTGACCCAGAATTGGAAGCAGAAAGAGTGAAAATTTTTGAAGAATTTGCCAATGGTGGACTAGAAATTTTACGAGAAGAATTTAGGGGGGCGGTAGATTATGGCGATCGCCTGTTATTATTGCTGATGTCGGAACGCGATCGCTTCAAAAAACCGGAATCAGAATTTGATCTGAGTCAATTTTTAGGCTAA
- a CDS encoding ABC transporter permease, which translates to MLTSDVIDRYAGEVNKFMKWWQRLQKNPLAKLGAGILILFYIMAIAADFVAPYNPYNSQLDGSLLPPTPIHWVNPQGEFIGLHVYPTTQGPVDIETGQRQTIVDWEQPSPLRLFVKGDPYKILGLIPFDLHLFGVVGPAYINLIGTDEQARDQLSRLVFGSRISLSIGLVGIAIAFPLGMLVGGISGYFGGWIDTISMRLVEVLMTIPGLYLLVALAAVLPPQLSSAQRFLLIVIIISFISWAGLARVIRGQVLSIKEREFIQAARVMGAQPIYTIIRHVLPQTATYVIISATLTIPSFIISESVLSLIGLGIQQPDPSWGNLLSSATNASILVLQPWLIWPPALLIILTVLAFNLLGDGLRDALDPRSIQR; encoded by the coding sequence ATGCTAACATCAGATGTTATAGATAGATATGCAGGTGAGGTTAATAAGTTTATGAAATGGTGGCAAAGACTACAAAAAAATCCCTTGGCAAAATTGGGCGCGGGAATACTGATTCTGTTTTATATTATGGCGATCGCTGCTGATTTTGTCGCTCCCTATAATCCCTATAATTCCCAATTAGACGGATCCCTATTACCCCCCACCCCAATTCATTGGGTCAACCCTCAAGGAGAATTTATCGGACTCCATGTTTATCCCACAACTCAGGGACCCGTTGATATTGAAACAGGTCAAAGACAAACTATAGTAGACTGGGAACAACCTTCTCCTCTGCGGTTATTCGTCAAAGGAGACCCCTATAAAATTTTAGGTTTAATTCCCTTTGACCTTCATCTTTTTGGCGTAGTGGGTCCAGCCTATATTAACCTCATAGGAACCGATGAACAAGCCCGCGATCAGTTGAGTCGCTTAGTTTTTGGTAGTCGTATCAGCCTCAGTATCGGTTTAGTCGGAATTGCTATTGCTTTCCCCTTGGGTATGTTGGTTGGGGGAATTTCCGGCTATTTTGGTGGCTGGATTGATACTATATCCATGCGATTAGTGGAAGTTTTAATGACCATTCCCGGACTTTATTTATTAGTAGCTTTAGCAGCAGTCCTTCCTCCCCAACTTTCCAGCGCCCAAAGGTTTTTACTAATTGTAATTATCATTTCATTTATTAGTTGGGCGGGACTAGCTAGAGTCATTCGGGGACAGGTTCTCTCTATTAAAGAACGCGAATTTATCCAAGCGGCTAGGGTAATGGGGGCTCAACCAATTTATACTATTATCCGTCATGTACTCCCCCAAACAGCTACCTATGTGATTATTTCGGCTACCCTGACCATCCCCAGTTTTATTATTTCTGAGTCCGTGCTTAGTTTAATTGGCTTGGGTATTCAACAGCCAGATCCTTCCTGGGGGAATTTACTTTCTTCTGCTACTAATGCTTCCATTTTGGTGCTACAACCTTGGCTAATTTGGCCGCCAGCATTGTTGATTATTTTAACCGTTTTAGCATTTAATTTACTGGGAGATGGTCTCCGAGATGCCCTCGATCCTAGAAGCATACAACGGTAA
- a CDS encoding DUF1064 domain-containing protein: protein MMINKYHAKGQYYDGYYFGSTLESKVYHLLKKYDDNLSIHPRLTLVDGKKPWRPITWKPDFYSPVFNQYIEVKGTLTPEFKLKMQLLHYLNPGMIEDIWFVTRNRSYRWQGIYLMNIDEFQRHLKAQEFKLIGEHQP, encoded by the coding sequence ATGATGATTAACAAGTATCATGCCAAAGGACAATACTACGACGGGTATTACTTTGGGTCAACATTAGAGAGCAAGGTTTATCACCTACTCAAAAAGTATGATGACAACCTATCAATACACCCCCGATTAACTTTGGTTGATGGCAAGAAACCTTGGCGACCAATTACTTGGAAACCTGACTTTTATAGTCCAGTTTTCAACCAATACATCGAAGTAAAAGGAACGCTAACACCTGAGTTTAAGCTCAAGATGCAATTGCTTCATTACCTTAATCCCGGAATGATTGAAGATATTTGGTTTGTCACTCGGAACAGGTCTTATCGCTGGCAAGGTATTTATTTAATGAATATCGATGAGTTCCAACGACACCTAAAAGCACAAGAATTTAAGTTAATAGGAGAACATCAACCGTGA